A single Arachidicoccus sp. BS20 DNA region contains:
- the ligA gene encoding NAD-dependent DNA ligase LigA translates to MYSLEQTQLLTQQSQQFLQSKEAVKVNEIEALRNVLRFHEYRYYVLDNPLITDTEYDTLYKKLEKFEAENPSLVTPDSPTQRVGQNLTNNFATVPHLVPMLSLENSYNADDLVDWDRKNKEAENLSHVEYCVEPKFDGASISLLYENDLLVRALTRGDGIEGEDITTNIKQIRSIPLMARFSAYNIQQIEIRGEVLMSKKSFKEFNDKQAEQGLQILANPRNAASGSLRMKSPKAVAERGLEAFLYHIAYVVYNNDEVPELMRTHSGNLELLWLCGFRSPQKEKKVYQSIEEVIAHVNDYEQLRDTLPYEIDGMVIKVNSLALQEQLGMTSHHPRWAMAYKFKARQATSILRSVEFQVGRTGTITPVAKIDAVFIGGVTVSSVSLFNEDIIREKDLRIGDTVLVERAGDVIPYIVKPLEELRKGNEEPIIFPKHCPVCDSALHKPEGESAWRCINPNCEAQVVERMIHFVSKDAMDIRSFGEANVRKFYQLKLLKDIPAIYQLDFDEIAKLEGFGKKSIDNLKAAIEASKQQSLNRLIFALGIRYIGETTAKTLANKISNLWELKNFSIEELMNLEDVGPKVAASVYDFFQSEESIELLKKLEEAGLNFNNQKSSNANADGSLQGLTFLFTGTLSQLKRSDAEAMVEAKGGKILSGVSSKLNYLVAGEEAGSKLEKAKKLNTVKIISEEEFLKIVNE, encoded by the coding sequence ATGTATTCTCTCGAACAAACACAATTATTAACGCAGCAATCTCAACAGTTTTTACAAAGCAAAGAAGCCGTGAAAGTCAATGAAATTGAGGCTTTGCGCAATGTGCTGCGTTTTCACGAATATCGTTATTATGTGCTCGACAATCCTTTGATTACCGACACGGAATATGATACTTTGTATAAAAAATTAGAAAAATTCGAGGCAGAAAATCCGTCGCTGGTTACGCCCGATTCTCCCACGCAAAGAGTAGGGCAAAATCTTACGAATAATTTTGCTACAGTTCCGCATCTTGTTCCGATGTTGTCTTTGGAAAACTCTTACAACGCCGATGATTTGGTCGATTGGGACAGAAAAAACAAGGAAGCAGAAAATCTTTCGCACGTGGAATATTGCGTAGAGCCGAAGTTTGACGGTGCAAGTATTTCGTTGTTGTATGAAAATGATTTGCTCGTGCGTGCGCTCACGCGCGGCGACGGCATCGAAGGCGAAGACATTACTACAAACATTAAACAAATTCGCTCAATTCCTTTAATGGCGCGATTTTCGGCGTATAACATTCAGCAGATTGAAATTCGCGGCGAGGTGCTGATGTCCAAAAAATCGTTCAAAGAATTTAATGATAAACAAGCAGAACAAGGCTTGCAAATTCTTGCAAATCCACGCAACGCTGCAAGCGGAAGCCTGCGTATGAAAAGCCCGAAAGCGGTTGCGGAGCGCGGATTGGAAGCGTTTTTATATCACATTGCGTATGTGGTTTATAACAACGATGAAGTTCCCGAATTGATGAGGACACACAGCGGAAACCTTGAACTGCTGTGGCTTTGCGGCTTTCGTTCGCCGCAAAAAGAGAAGAAAGTTTATCAAAGCATTGAAGAAGTAATTGCGCACGTAAACGATTATGAGCAACTGCGCGACACGCTTCCTTACGAGATTGACGGCATGGTTATTAAAGTCAATTCGCTTGCGTTGCAGGAACAGTTAGGCATGACTTCGCATCATCCGCGCTGGGCAATGGCGTACAAGTTCAAAGCGCGACAAGCCACATCTATATTGCGTTCTGTTGAATTTCAGGTTGGTCGCACAGGAACGATAACGCCTGTGGCAAAGATTGACGCGGTGTTCATTGGTGGTGTTACGGTTTCATCGGTTTCACTGTTTAATGAAGATATTATTCGGGAGAAAGATTTGCGCATTGGCGATACGGTTTTGGTGGAACGTGCGGGCGACGTAATTCCTTATATTGTGAAACCATTGGAAGAACTGCGCAAGGGAAATGAAGAACCGATTATCTTCCCGAAGCATTGTCCTGTCTGCGATTCAGCATTGCACAAGCCCGAAGGCGAGAGCGCTTGGCGCTGCATCAATCCGAATTGCGAAGCGCAGGTCGTGGAACGCATGATTCATTTTGTAAGTAAAGATGCGATGGATATTCGCAGCTTCGGCGAGGCAAATGTGCGCAAGTTTTATCAACTGAAATTACTGAAAGATATTCCTGCGATTTATCAATTGGATTTTGATGAAATTGCAAAACTCGAAGGCTTTGGTAAAAAATCGATTGATAATTTAAAAGCCGCGATTGAGGCGAGCAAGCAACAAAGTTTGAACAGATTAATTTTTGCTTTGGGCATTCGTTATATCGGCGAAACGACAGCGAAAACATTGGCAAATAAGATTTCAAATCTGTGGGAACTCAAAAACTTTTCCATCGAAGAATTGATGAATCTGGAAGATGTAGGACCGAAAGTTGCGGCAAGCGTGTACGATTTTTTCCAATCGGAAGAAAGTATTGAGCTATTGAAAAAATTAGAAGAAGCAGGATTGAATTTTAATAATCAAAAATCTTCCAACGCCAATGCCGACGGTAGTTTGCAAGGATTGACATTTTTGTTCACAGGCACATTATCACAACTCAAGCGCAGCGATGCGGAAGCCATGGTTGAAGCAAAAGGCGGGAAAATTTTAAGTGGCGTTTCTTCCAAACTCAATTATCTTGTAGCGGGCGAAGAAGCCGGAAGTAAACTGGAAAAAGCGAAGAAACTGAACACGGTAAAAATTATTTCGGAAGAAGAGTTTTTGAAAATAGTGAATGAATAA
- a CDS encoding transposase: protein MDKNIFIPKRKSYMEIGDIFFWTATVNNWYRLLENDLYKEIIIGSLNYLSEKGIADIFAFIIMPNHVHFIWRAKRKNGKETMQGSFLKYTAHEFKKLLFKNNSAQLHLYKVSAINKHYEFWQRDPLAIHLFTREVAYQKLDYLHNNPLAERWQLVTHPCHYKYSTARFYEEGKKDFSFIKDLRNEF, encoded by the coding sequence ATGGACAAAAACATATTTATACCGAAACGCAAGTCGTATATGGAAATCGGCGATATATTCTTTTGGACGGCGACTGTTAATAATTGGTACCGGCTTTTGGAAAATGATTTGTATAAAGAAATAATTATCGGTTCATTGAATTATTTGAGTGAAAAAGGCATTGCGGATATTTTTGCTTTTATCATTATGCCAAATCATGTTCATTTTATCTGGCGTGCGAAACGTAAAAATGGAAAGGAAACCATGCAGGGTTCGTTCTTGAAATACACCGCGCACGAATTTAAAAAACTATTGTTCAAAAACAATTCCGCTCAATTACATTTGTACAAAGTAAGCGCCATCAACAAACATTATGAATTTTGGCAGCGCGACCCGTTGGCAATTCATTTGTTCACGAGGGAAGTTGCTTATCAGAAGTTGGATTATTTGCACAACAATCCATTGGCAGAACGATGGCAGTTGGTTACTCATCCTTGCCATTACAAATATTCAACGGCAAGATTTTATGAAGAAGGCAAGAAAGATTTTTCTTTTATAAAAGATTTGAGGAATGAGTTTTGA
- a CDS encoding GNAT family N-acetyltransferase, translating to MSDKLNIINNEENMQFEYHEGDEIAKLEYRFYKKDIAFMHTEVPKTLEGRGIASALAEYAFDYAKKINKPVLNYCPFVGVYLKRHPELKEQLDEEYYKG from the coding sequence ATGAGCGACAAATTAAACATCATCAACAACGAAGAAAATATGCAATTCGAGTATCACGAAGGCGATGAAATTGCCAAGCTCGAATATCGTTTTTATAAAAAGGATATTGCTTTTATGCACACCGAAGTGCCGAAAACACTGGAAGGCAGAGGCATTGCATCTGCGCTGGCAGAATATGCCTTTGATTATGCAAAGAAAATCAACAAGCCTGTGTTGAATTATTGTCCGTTTGTGGGCGTGTATTTGAAACGGCATCCTGAATTGAAGGAGCAGTTGGATGAGGAGTATTATAAGGGATGA
- the ggt gene encoding gamma-glutamyltransferase, with amino-acid sequence MKSIFPVTKKTVFVLFIVLQIRCGFSQIVTSNSASVFLSLKEGVYANGAVSCAHPLAAQAGAMILRKGGNAFDAAIATQLALAVVYPQAGNIGGGGFMTAREKSGKLIALDFREIAPGKASRDMYLDSNGKANTHLSQDGILAIGVPGSVAGIFAELKYAKLPFKTLIQPAIDLARKGFALSKEDARLLNEYKSDFEKYNPGVIIPFVKNVQWKAGDILIQADLANTLERIRDKGLQEFYSGKTADLIVKTMQSAHGLVRHEDLKNYQAKKRVPIQFDYRGYRIISFPPPSSGGLLLGQMLKMVEPFSLKEMGFHSAATIHLMVEAERRAYADRAEYMGDPDFWKVPDSALLSENYLKGRMKSFDPNKATPSGSIGAGNLHESNETTHLCVADKYGNIVSITTTLNGLYGSRVVVQGAGFLLNDEMDDFSVKPGVPNMFGAVGGEANAIAPNKRMLSSMCPTLVLKNDKPFMVVGTPGGTTIPTSVFQSIVNVIDFGMNAAEAIDTPKFHHQWLPDVIKMERNGFDRNVIDSLTQMNYKINFVSGIGRTEMILFENGRMHVAADIRGDDSVAGY; translated from the coding sequence ATGAAATCTATATTTCCTGTAACAAAGAAAACTGTTTTTGTATTATTCATCGTATTGCAGATAAGATGTGGCTTTTCACAAATTGTTACGAGCAATAGTGCCTCCGTATTTCTTTCACTGAAAGAAGGAGTATATGCAAACGGAGCTGTTTCCTGCGCACATCCTTTGGCGGCACAAGCAGGTGCGATGATTTTGCGAAAAGGTGGAAACGCTTTTGATGCTGCTATTGCTACACAGCTTGCGTTGGCGGTTGTATATCCGCAAGCGGGCAATATCGGTGGTGGTGGATTTATGACGGCGCGTGAAAAGAGTGGGAAATTAATCGCTCTTGATTTTCGGGAGATTGCTCCCGGCAAGGCTTCGAGGGATATGTATCTCGATAGTAACGGGAAAGCAAATACACATCTTTCGCAGGATGGTATTTTGGCTATAGGTGTTCCGGGTTCTGTCGCGGGTATTTTTGCGGAGTTGAAATACGCAAAGCTGCCTTTTAAAACATTGATACAGCCTGCTATTGACCTTGCACGCAAGGGCTTCGCATTGTCAAAAGAAGATGCACGCTTATTAAATGAATATAAAAGTGATTTTGAAAAATACAATCCCGGCGTAATCATTCCTTTTGTGAAAAATGTGCAGTGGAAAGCAGGCGATATTTTAATACAAGCAGATTTGGCAAATACGTTGGAACGCATACGTGATAAAGGTTTACAAGAATTTTATTCGGGAAAAACGGCAGACTTGATCGTAAAAACCATGCAAAGTGCGCATGGATTAGTCAGACATGAAGATTTAAAAAATTACCAGGCAAAAAAACGTGTGCCGATACAGTTTGATTATCGCGGTTATCGTATCATCAGCTTTCCACCGCCGAGCAGTGGCGGGCTTTTACTCGGACAAATGCTGAAAATGGTTGAACCTTTTTCATTGAAAGAAATGGGGTTTCATTCTGCGGCAACTATTCATTTAATGGTAGAAGCGGAACGCCGCGCTTATGCTGACCGCGCCGAATATATGGGCGACCCCGATTTCTGGAAAGTGCCTGACAGCGCACTTTTGAGCGAAAATTATCTCAAAGGAAGAATGAAAAGCTTTGACCCGAATAAGGCGACACCGAGCGGTAGCATTGGCGCAGGAAATCTTCACGAAAGCAACGAGACAACGCATCTTTGCGTGGCTGATAAGTACGGCAACATTGTTTCCATTACTACGACGCTGAATGGTTTGTACGGCAGCCGTGTTGTAGTGCAAGGTGCAGGATTTTTGTTGAATGATGAAATGGACGATTTCAGTGTGAAGCCCGGCGTGCCGAATATGTTTGGCGCTGTAGGCGGCGAAGCCAATGCGATTGCGCCCAATAAAAGAATGTTGAGTTCCATGTGTCCGACTTTGGTGTTGAAAAATGATAAGCCGTTTATGGTTGTGGGAACGCCGGGCGGAACGACTATTCCGACTTCGGTTTTTCAAAGCATTGTGAATGTGATTGACTTTGGTATGAATGCCGCCGAAGCTATTGACACGCCTAAATTTCATCATCAATGGCTACCCGACGTAATCAAAATGGAGAGAAACGGTTTTGACCGAAATGTAATTGACAGCCTAACGCAAATGAATTATAAAATTAACTTTGTGTCGGGCATCGGGCGCACGGAAATGATTTTATTTGAAAACGGGAGAATGCACGTTGCTGCCGACATTCGCGGCGATGACAGCGTTGCGGGATATTGA
- a CDS encoding enoyl-CoA hydratase/isomerase family protein — MIVDELDVKDGYVKAEVHNHIATIEFFHPKGNSLPTKLLAKLTQEIDHISHDENTRVVLLRSEQHDVFCTGASLEEMIAITSEEDAVKYFHSYGNVINAMRKCSKLIVARIHGKCAGAGVGIAAAADYAIALEGAEVRLNELSYGFGPYVIAPALIRKMGLSAFSQIAIDSHLWRNADWARRKGIFAELHPNIESMEDSIERLTTSLSQNNTEANASLKKMLWEGTENWNTLLHERALTAAKLLLHPQTQKFLAGLNKSVVF, encoded by the coding sequence ATGATTGTTGACGAATTAGATGTAAAGGACGGATACGTTAAAGCTGAAGTACACAACCACATTGCAACGATTGAATTTTTTCATCCGAAAGGCAATTCATTGCCTACAAAACTGCTTGCAAAACTTACGCAGGAAATAGACCATATTTCTCACGATGAAAATACGCGTGTGGTACTGCTTCGCTCCGAACAGCACGACGTGTTTTGCACCGGCGCCTCTCTGGAAGAAATGATTGCGATTACTTCCGAAGAAGACGCTGTGAAATATTTTCACAGCTATGGTAATGTTATAAATGCTATGCGCAAATGTTCCAAGCTCATAGTTGCACGCATCCATGGAAAATGTGCCGGAGCCGGTGTAGGCATTGCGGCGGCGGCAGATTATGCCATCGCTCTTGAGGGTGCAGAAGTACGACTAAATGAATTAAGCTACGGCTTTGGTCCGTATGTGATAGCGCCTGCGCTGATTCGGAAAATGGGTTTATCTGCATTCAGCCAGATTGCTATTGACTCGCATCTTTGGCGTAACGCCGACTGGGCAAGGCGTAAAGGCATTTTTGCAGAACTTCATCCCAACATCGAAAGCATGGAAGATTCCATTGAAAGGCTTACTACATCTTTGTCTCAAAATAATACAGAAGCAAATGCTTCGCTAAAAAAAATGTTGTGGGAAGGAACGGAAAACTGGAATACCTTACTACATGAAAGAGCCTTAACAGCAGCTAAATTATTGCTCCATCCACAAACTCAGAAATTTTTGGCAGGACTAAACAAAAGCGTTGTATTTTAA
- the ispG gene encoding (E)-4-hydroxy-3-methylbut-2-enyl-diphosphate synthase: MQFYCNSLTKYSRLKTREVKVGDLLIGNGHPIRLQTMTTKDTMDTLATVEEAIRCIEVGAELVRITAPSKKEAENLLNIKNELRKRGYNTPLVADIHFTPNAAEIAARIVEKVRVNPGNYVDKKKFEQIDYTDAEYAEEIERIREKFVPLIKVCKEHGTAMRIGTNHGSLSDRIMSRYGDTPNGMVESAMEFLRIARDENYHEIVLSMKASNTQVMVQAYRLLVQQMEEEFGELYPLHLGVTEAGDGEDGRVKSAVGIGALLEDGIGDTIRVSLTEDPEFEIPVCKDLVKTIVRPESSDVDVPELTIHDSRFTLPYSPFQYNRRKTFEIDNIGGHHVPVVIADLSKLNHIQPEDLKSVGYTYDAALDKWNISDSAADYIFIAYQNIDFPLPGTLKVIVYPPAYDLQENKEKYFPLFDAKIYLQNIHQRATKNFVLVNCYDEMENYDYLDELAKDKSVVFCLKSKRDNAMQAIRRMFIELLTRNIENPVIIFSDSHWQTTDEHLIHFSTEIGALLIDGFGDGVCLSLSSEAYDNLQKNSVPAVEQFLNTSAFSILQAARTRISKTEYISCPSCGRTLFDLQETTAKIRSRTNHLKGVKIAIMGCIVNGPGEMADADFGYVGSGVGKITLYKGKDVVKRNIDSDVAVDELINLLKENDAWVDVDANE, from the coding sequence ATGCAGTTTTATTGTAATTCTCTTACAAAATACAGCCGCTTAAAGACGCGCGAAGTCAAGGTCGGCGATTTGCTGATTGGCAATGGTCATCCTATTCGTTTGCAAACGATGACGACTAAAGACACGATGGACACTTTGGCTACGGTTGAAGAAGCCATTCGCTGTATCGAAGTCGGTGCAGAACTGGTGCGCATTACAGCACCGTCGAAAAAAGAAGCGGAAAATTTACTCAATATAAAAAATGAATTGCGTAAGCGTGGTTACAACACGCCGTTGGTTGCGGATATTCATTTTACGCCGAACGCTGCGGAAATTGCGGCGCGCATCGTGGAGAAAGTGCGCGTAAATCCCGGCAATTATGTGGATAAGAAAAAGTTTGAACAAATCGATTATACAGATGCGGAATATGCAGAAGAAATTGAACGAATAAGAGAGAAATTTGTTCCATTGATTAAGGTGTGTAAAGAACACGGAACTGCTATGCGTATTGGTACAAATCACGGAAGTTTGAGCGACAGAATTATGAGCCGCTACGGCGATACGCCCAATGGAATGGTGGAAAGTGCCATGGAATTTTTGCGTATTGCGCGCGATGAAAATTATCACGAGATTGTGCTGAGCATGAAGGCGAGCAACACGCAGGTAATGGTACAGGCGTATCGTTTGCTGGTGCAGCAAATGGAGGAAGAATTTGGCGAACTCTATCCTTTGCACCTCGGCGTTACGGAAGCCGGCGACGGCGAAGACGGGCGCGTGAAATCTGCTGTAGGTATCGGCGCTTTGCTGGAAGACGGCATCGGCGATACCATTCGTGTTTCATTGACCGAAGACCCTGAATTTGAAATCCCGGTTTGTAAAGATTTAGTAAAAACAATCGTGAGACCTGAGTCCTCAGACGTGGACGTTCCTGAACTCACGATTCACGATTCACGATTCACGTTGCCATATTCTCCTTTTCAATACAACAGAAGAAAAACTTTTGAAATTGATAATATCGGCGGGCATCATGTGCCTGTTGTGATTGCCGATTTGTCAAAGCTAAATCACATTCAGCCGGAAGATTTAAAAAGCGTAGGATACACGTATGACGCGGCTTTGGACAAATGGAATATTAGTGATTCTGCGGCAGATTATATTTTTATCGCTTATCAGAATATTGATTTTCCGTTGCCCGGAACGCTAAAAGTAATTGTATATCCGCCTGCGTATGATTTGCAGGAAAATAAGGAAAAATATTTTCCGTTGTTCGATGCAAAAATTTATTTGCAAAACATTCATCAAAGAGCTACGAAAAATTTCGTGCTTGTGAATTGTTATGATGAAATGGAAAATTATGATTATCTCGATGAATTAGCCAAAGATAAATCCGTAGTGTTTTGTCTGAAAAGTAAGCGCGACAATGCGATGCAAGCCATTCGCAGAATGTTTATCGAGCTGCTTACCCGCAATATTGAGAATCCTGTCATCATTTTTTCGGATAGTCATTGGCAAACAACAGATGAACATTTAATTCATTTTTCAACGGAAATCGGTGCATTGCTGATTGATGGTTTCGGAGATGGTGTTTGTTTGAGTTTATCGTCCGAAGCGTATGACAATTTGCAGAAAAATTCTGTGCCCGCTGTCGAACAATTTTTAAACACATCGGCATTTAGTATTTTACAGGCAGCACGTACGCGCATTTCCAAAACGGAATATATTTCTTGTCCGAGTTGTGGAAGAACATTGTTTGACTTGCAGGAAACTACCGCAAAGATCCGCAGTCGAACCAATCATTTAAAAGGCGTGAAAATTGCTATCATGGGTTGCATTGTAAACGGTCCCGGCGAAATGGCTGACGCCGATTTCGGTTATGTCGGCAGCGGCGTTGGCAAGATTACTTTGTACAAAGGAAAAGACGTTGTAAAACGCAATATCGACAGCGACGTTGCAGTAGATGAATTGATTAATTTATTGAAAGAAAATGATGCGTGGGTGGATGTGGATGCAAATGAATAA
- a CDS encoding SGNH/GDSL hydrolase family protein: MRTLAKLFTAKYIGLIVSVLLSSGVFSQEIIVKDNNPDIQYSGRMELNDTAAVISWTGSSVQFNFRGTSVKALLRDEDGNNYYNVIVDNQILQRLHLTKGKHEYILCSGLKNTKHSLQLFKITEAAFGKTWVYQFRLNSDAKLLPPPPVPKRKIVFYGNSITCGYAVEDSSGNNGAPEYENGYLSYATVTAHHFHADFHCISKSGIGIVISWFPLTMPEMYDRLYYNKPDIKWNFTKYTPQIVVVNLFQNDSWLVNMPDNAEFKRLFDKTPPTSASIVNAYESFIKNLILHYPKSKIICALGNMDASKKGSPWIDYIKKAVADINNKNVDTCIFPYKGTPGHPDEKAQRAMADQLIAFINKNIQW, encoded by the coding sequence ATGAGGACTCTCGCCAAATTATTCACAGCAAAATACATCGGTTTAATAGTATCGGTTTTATTATCGTCCGGCGTTTTTTCGCAGGAAATAATTGTCAAAGACAATAATCCCGATATACAATATTCCGGCAGAATGGAACTGAACGACACTGCCGCCGTCATTTCGTGGACAGGCAGCAGCGTGCAATTTAATTTTCGCGGCACATCCGTAAAAGCCTTGCTGCGCGATGAGGACGGGAATAATTATTACAACGTGATTGTCGATAACCAAATATTGCAACGACTGCATTTGACAAAAGGCAAACATGAATATATTTTGTGCAGCGGACTGAAAAACACAAAACATTCTCTTCAATTGTTTAAAATTACCGAAGCCGCGTTCGGTAAAACCTGGGTTTATCAATTCCGGCTGAACAGCGATGCAAAACTTTTGCCGCCGCCACCCGTTCCAAAAAGAAAAATAGTTTTTTACGGTAATTCCATCACTTGCGGATATGCGGTTGAAGATTCGTCGGGCAACAATGGCGCACCGGAATATGAGAATGGTTATCTTTCTTATGCAACCGTTACTGCGCATCATTTCCACGCAGATTTTCATTGTATTTCCAAAAGCGGCATCGGCATTGTCATCAGTTGGTTTCCACTCACGATGCCGGAAATGTACGACAGGCTTTATTACAACAAGCCGGATATCAAATGGAACTTTACCAAATACACTCCGCAAATTGTGGTGGTCAATTTATTTCAGAATGATTCATGGCTTGTTAATATGCCCGACAATGCGGAATTTAAAAGGCTTTTCGACAAAACACCGCCGACTTCTGCGTCTATCGTTAACGCTTACGAATCCTTTATTAAAAATTTGATTTTACATTATCCAAAGTCAAAAATTATTTGCGCTTTGGGCAATATGGACGCTTCCAAAAAAGGTTCGCCTTGGATTGATTACATTAAAAAAGCGGTGGCTGACATCAACAATAAAAATGTTGATACGTGCATCTTTCCTTACAAAGGCACGCCCGGTCATCCCGACGAAAAAGCGCAGCGGGCAATGGCTGACCAACTGATTGCTTTTATCAATAAAAATATTCAATGGTAG
- the tpx gene encoding thiol peroxidase codes for MKKHFIVLAIFIFVGFTQAAFAQKSKTKNTIMGTTITLKGNEIHTVGTLPSVGTEAKDFTLTADDLSDKMLSEYKGKNIILNIFPSVNTGVCAASVRKFNEDAAGLSNTIVLCISKDLPFAQAQFCGAEGIKNVVMLSDFRTDFGHEYGVQIADGPLKGLLSRAVVVINPEGKVVYEEQVPEITHEPDYAAALAAVK; via the coding sequence ATGAAAAAACATTTCATCGTTCTTGCAATATTCATTTTCGTAGGATTCACACAAGCGGCATTCGCACAAAAATCAAAAACAAAAAATACAATTATGGGTACAACTATCACTTTGAAAGGAAACGAAATTCATACAGTCGGTACATTGCCGTCGGTTGGTACGGAAGCAAAGGATTTTACATTAACAGCAGATGACTTGTCGGATAAAATGTTGTCTGAATACAAAGGCAAAAATATTATTCTCAATATTTTTCCAAGTGTGAACACAGGTGTGTGCGCAGCCTCGGTAAGAAAGTTTAATGAAGATGCCGCAGGGCTTTCAAATACGATTGTGTTGTGCATTTCAAAAGATTTGCCTTTTGCGCAGGCGCAATTTTGCGGGGCGGAAGGAATTAAAAATGTAGTAATGCTTTCCGATTTTCGTACCGATTTCGGGCATGAATACGGCGTACAAATTGCCGATGGTCCGTTGAAAGGATTATTGAGCCGTGCAGTAGTTGTCATTAATCCTGAAGGAAAAGTTGTGTATGAAGAACAAGTTCCTGAGATTACGCACGAACCTGATTATGCAGCGGCTTTGGCGGCTGTGAAATAA
- the mgrA gene encoding L-glyceraldehyde 3-phosphate reductase has translation MSRYDNMQYRRCGKSGIKLPAISLGLWHNFGFVDVYENFRRTLITAFDNGITHLDLANNYGPPPGSAELNFGKILKSDFEHHRDELIISTKAGYTMWDGPYGDWGSKKYLVASLDQSLKRMGLDYVDIFYHHRPDPETPLEETMAALDLIVRQGKALYVGISNYQPKEAAEAIKILKSLGTPCLIHQPKYSMFERWVEDGLLDLLGEEGIGCIPFSPLAQGLLTNKYLHGIPEDSRAAKAHGFLKVEQVTKEKIAQIKQLNTIAEKRGQTLAQMALSWLLKDERITSVLVGASSSEQLLDSLKCLDNLEFDDETLSEIEGILK, from the coding sequence ATGAGCAGATACGACAATATGCAATACCGTCGTTGCGGTAAATCAGGCATCAAATTGCCGGCAATTTCATTGGGTTTGTGGCACAATTTCGGCTTCGTGGATGTGTACGAAAATTTTCGTAGAACATTAATTACCGCGTTTGACAACGGCATTACACATTTGGATTTGGCAAACAATTACGGACCGCCGCCCGGCTCGGCAGAACTGAATTTCGGAAAGATTTTAAAAAGCGATTTTGAGCATCATCGTGATGAGTTAATTATTTCCACAAAAGCGGGCTATACCATGTGGGACGGACCTTACGGCGATTGGGGTTCTAAAAAATATCTCGTTGCAAGTCTTGACCAAAGTCTGAAAAGAATGGGGTTGGATTATGTCGATATTTTTTATCATCATCGTCCCGACCCGGAAACGCCTTTGGAAGAAACAATGGCAGCGTTGGATTTAATTGTGCGACAAGGCAAAGCGTTGTATGTGGGCATCTCAAATTACCAGCCGAAAGAAGCTGCGGAAGCGATTAAAATTTTGAAAAGTCTGGGTACGCCTTGTTTAATTCATCAGCCGAAATATTCCATGTTTGAGCGTTGGGTGGAAGATGGTTTGCTGGATTTGTTGGGCGAAGAAGGTATTGGCTGTATTCCGTTTTCGCCGTTGGCGCAAGGCTTGCTTACCAATAAATATTTGCATGGCATTCCCGAAGATTCGCGTGCGGCAAAAGCGCATGGATTTTTGAAAGTGGAACAGGTAACAAAAGAAAAAATTGCGCAAATAAAACAATTAAACACAATCGCTGAAAAACGCGGACAAACGCTCGCACAAATGGCTTTGAGTTGGTTGCTGAAAGATGAAAGAATTACTTCCGTACTGGTCGGTGCAAGCAGTTCGGAGCAATTACTTGATTCGCTGAAATGCTTGGATAATCTTGAATTTGATGATGAAACGTTGAGTGAGATTGAAGGAATTTTAAAGTAA